The genomic DNA CGGCCTTGAGATCTGGGAGCAGCCGATCAGCAGCGGCGCTCAGCGTCTGCCGACTGTCCGGCGTCAGAATTTCATCAAGGGTATTTTCTCGCACTGCGCCGCCGATCAGAACAAGCAGCGCTGCGTCAGGATTCAAACCGCTTTGAAGTTGCATGCTGCAAGCTGACACGGCTTGCGGCCACTACTGGCAAATTTAACCAGCCAGAAACAGGTTCGGTCGAGCAGTTAGAACATCTCCTCGTTGTCGGGCACTGGTTCCCCACCCCTTTCGCCTGTCTTGCTCCACCGTGACCAGCTGAACACAACCCATCTACCCTCAGTCCGCGCCCTGCTGGACACCGTGGCCAAGCGACTCACTCTGGCTGGAGGTGGCAACCCTGCTGCCACCTCCAGGCGCAAAAAGATTTTGCACCTGCGAGCCGAGGCATAGGCGCTGCTGGGCCTCCTACTGCTGGTTGAGCAGCTCGCCAAATCTGTTTCAGTTAAAGTTTTCTGCCAGGCCGCACCGCTGCGCCTCAGTGGTGCCTGCGTCTGGACGTTTGCTTAAGACGCTTTAATAAATAAAGTGTTTTGCTGTACATATTGCTTCGCTGCTAATTCCTATGGTGGGTGGCATGAAAGAAAAAATCCTCGTCGTCATGTCCAGTGAATCCGCTCTACCCTTGCAAGGCGGACAGACACACACCACCGGCTTCTACCTTAACGAGTTCGGCGTGCCCGCCCACCGCCTCGTACAGGAAGGCTACGACCTCACCGTCACCACGCCGCGCGGCAATCGTCCCCCGCTAGACCCGGGCAGCGACGCCGCCAGTTTCTTCAAAGATGAGGCCGAGTACCAACAAATCAAGACCTTTGTCGACCAGACCCTGAGCGGCCCCATCATCAAGCTCTCCAATGCTGCTGCGAACCTGGACGAGTATGTGGCCGTGTTCCTGCCTGGCGGGCACGCGCCCATGATTGAACTGATGCGTGATCCTGACCTGCGCCGCGTGCTGGCACACTTTCATGCCCGCGCCCTCCCCACTGCCCTGATCTGCCACGCCCCCGTGGCGTTGCTGGCTGCGCAGGATGACGCCGCCACCTACCAGGACATCTTGCAGAGCGGCGGTACGCCGACGGCTCAGGCTTTCCTATACGATGGTTACAAGGCCACCGTGTTCAGCACGCCTGAAGAGAAGGAGGCCGAGAGCGGTTTTGAGGCCCCCATGCTGTACTACCCCGCTGACGCACTGACCGCCGCTGGAATGACCATCCAGAACGGCGCGAAATGGAGCAGCCACGTCACGCGCGACCGTGAACTGATCACTGGGCAAAATCCCATGAGCGACGAGGAGTTTGTAACGGTGTTCCTATCGGCCCTCAAGGAAAGCCCTATGGCGGCAGGCGCATGAACAGCGACGCCGCAACCGCATACGTCAACGTGCAGGCCATCATCGTTCCCAAACCCGAGTGTGCTGCGCAGGTCGAGCAGGAAATGCGTACTATGGTTCGGCACAGCCGTCAGGAAGAAGGCAACCTCCGCTACGACCTATTGCTTGAGGAGAAGGAGGGTGTGTTGCGCTTTCATGTCCAGGAGCGCTACCGCGATATGAAGGCCGTTGAGGCTCACCGCGCAAGTGCCCATTACCAGGCGTACCGCGCCAAAGCTGGCGACTGGTTCAGCGAGGCTCCGCAGGTCACGGTGCTCAATGATATAGACGTCGCTGGCTGATTTTAAATCTTGTTGTGTGCGAGATCTGAGCTGTGAGAACGTTCCATCTTGCGCTCGGCAACGATGCTTTTGGACCGTCGTCAGTTCTCGCGACAGGTGTCGAACTGGGGTATACCTCAACTGTGCGGGTTCTGGCAAGTTGTTGGCGTAGGGTGAAGCCATGCTGACCGGCCAGAAACTTCCAGGATACCGATTCCCGCTTTCAGTTATCGGTCATACCGTCTGGCTTTACCACCGATATGCCCTGAGTTACCGGGATGTCGAGGAACTGTTGTTCGAGCGCGGTATTGACGTCTCCCGCGAGTCTACCCGCACCTGGTGCATCAATTTCAGTAGTGAGTTTGCTCAGAACTTACGCCACCGGGAACCCCGCCGGGGTTCCCGGTGGCATCTCGATAAAATGCACGTGGTCGTGGGTGGAGTGACCCACTGGCCTTGGACAGCGATTGACGAACACGGGGCCGTGCTTGACGTGCTGCTCCAGCGCCACCGAGACACAGACGCAGCACGGTCTTTCTTTCAGCGACTGTTGGGCGAATATGACGTTCCAGACACAGTCTGCACGGATAAGCTGGCGAGTTATGGGGCGGGCATCCGCGCCGCAAACTTCCGATCCTGGAGGATATCGATCACCAGCAGGCGATCTCAACCGCCCGGTGCAACAACTTGATTGAGCAGCGGGCAGGCGTCCGTTCTGTCCAAGACAGTCTCATCTACCTACACAAGGTCAGGAACGAGGCTAACTGGGATTTTGGTAAGTCAAACGGATCCAAGGATTTCTCGACATGCACGCGAGAATCAGCGGGCAAGCGTCGTCATCGGCGCTGTTCTGCCTAAGATACCAATCTTCACGGCTCTACCCGCTCGACCATCCCCGCTCACGACCGACGATCTTTTCTAAGAACCGCACTGCGAAGCTGGAAGGACGTCGTGCAGCAGGTGGCCTGAAGTTCAGGCCACCTGCTGCCGCTGCTCCTCGGGTCTACCTTGTCAGCAACAACTTGCCAGAACCTTCAGAACAGCATTGCCGCCCTCAGCGCGTCCGTTCGCCGTCCACCAGACGCCAGATGTCGTATGGATTGCCGTCCTGCAACTCAGGCGGCAGGGCACGGTCAGGAAAGTCCTGATGCGCGCGCAGACGGGCAAAACGCTCGATGGCGAGGCTTCCCACGCTGGTGCTGCGCCCGCCGTCGCTGGTGGCCGGGAAGGGGCCGCCGTGAACCATCGCATGGCCGACTTCTACTCCGGTTGGAAAGCCGTTCAGCACCAGTCGCCCGGCCCGCTGTCCCATGACGTGCAACAGGTCAGAAAGATCGTCCAGTTCGTCGTTGGTGGCGTGCAGGCTGGCAGTCAACTGGCCTTCCAGGCCGGCCAGCACAGGCATGACCTCTTCCAGGCGGTCATAGCGCACCGCAATGCTCAGAGGGCCAAAGACTTCATCGGCCAGATCGGAGGTAAAAGCGGCAATGGGAACGCTGAGAAGCTGGGGCTGCGCGCCCTGCTCCGGCTCCGAACCCTGGGTTACAGGCTGAACGCCCGCCGCTGCGAGATGCTCGGCTGCGCCCTTCTGGTAGGCGTTCAGAATGCCGCCCGTGAGCAGGGTACAGGCTGGAGTGGCATCCAGTTTCGCCGCCACCTGTTCCAGGAAGGCGTCGCCCGCCTCGTCCACTGGAACGAACAGCAGCCCCGGCTGGGTGCAGAGCTGGCCGCCCGAGCCGCTGATGCTGGTGGCCAGTCCACCCGCCAGCGCCGCGCCGCCCCTGTCAATGGCCGCCGCCGTGAACACGCTGGGATTGACGCTGCTCATCTCGGCGTAGACGGGAATCGGCACCTCGCGGGCCTGAGCAGCGGCCACGATGGCCAGCCCACCCGTACGGGAGCCGGTGAAGCCGACGGCGTGAATCTCAGGGTGTTGAACCAGTTGTATGCCCAGTTCGTAGCCGTCCTCGTAGACGATGCCGAAGACGCCTGTACTCAGTTCACATTGCGCCGCCGCCTCACAGATGGCCGCTGCCGCCAACTCGGAGGTGGCCGGGTGCGCCGGGTGCGCCTTGACTACCACCGGACACCCTGCCGCCAGCGCGGAAGCGGTATCGCCCCCGGCCACGCTGAAGGCCAGCGGGAAGTTGCTGGCCCCGAAGACTGCCACTGGCCCCAGCGCCACTCGCATGCTGCGGACATCCGGTTTGGGGACTGGCCTGCGGGCCGGATCGCCGTGATCAATGCGTGCGTCCACCCATGAGCCGTCCGCCGCCACCCGCGCGAACAGGCGAAGCTGGTTGGCGGTGCGGCTCACCTCGCCGCGCAGTCGGGGTTCAGGCAGGCCGGTTTCTCCCATCGCCGCTTCAATAAGCGCGTCGGCCCGCGCCTCGATTGCGGCGGCGGCGGCGTTGAGGAAGTCAGCCCGCTGTGTGGGCGAACTGGTAGCAAAGCTCCGCGCCGCATCCTTCGCTGCCGCTACCAGCGACTCCAGTTCCTCTGGTGTTGTGACCTTGAATGCTGGAGCCAGCGGCTGCCCCGTCGCTGGATTCGTCGCCTGGAAGGTGCGGCCGGTCATGACCCAACCCCTGCAGGCACGCGCCCGGACGCAGCCTCAATGACGGCGCGTACTTCGGCCTTCTCTGCGTCTGTGAGTTCCAGCCGGGGGGCGCGGACGCGGGCGCTGCCATGCCCGGTTTCTTCCTGCACGAACTTGATCAGCTGCACGAATTTGTTCACCACGTCCAGACGCAGCAGCGGCAGGAACCAGCGGTACAGTTCAGCGGCTTCCTTTGTTTTGCCGTCACGCGCCAACTCGAACAGGCGCACACTTTCGGCGGGGTAGGCGTTGATCAGGCCCGCGATCCAGCCTGTTGCGCCCGCCGCCACACCTTCCATGATGGCGTCATCCAGACCCACCAGAATATCCACCGACTCAGGCAGCACGGCACGCAGGGCAGTTATGCGGCGCACGTCCCCGCTGCTTTCCTTGACGCCCAGTAGGTTGGCATGCTCTCCGGCCAGCTCGGCGATCTGCGGGGCCAGGAAATCGGTACGGTACGCGCCGGGGTTGTTGTACAGGATCACGGGCAGCTCGGTGGCCCCCACCAGCGCGGTCATGTGCGCCTTCATCTCGCGCCAGTCACTGGTATAGACATAAGGCGGCAGCGCCATCAGGCCGCCGCAGCCCACATCCCGCGCTGCTTGGGCCAGCCGCACCCCGCCCGCCGTGCTGAGACTGGCGATGCCGGGAATCACCGGCTTGCCGTCCAGGGCATCCACCAGGGTTTCCAGTACCGCCATCTTCTCGTCCATTTCCAGCGTGTTGGTCTCGCCCAGCGAACCCAGCGGAATCATGCCGTCGCACCCGGCGGCCATCATCCAGCGGGCGTGTTCGCGCAGGAAGCCGTGATCCACGCTGCCATCGGCATTAAAAGGCGTGGTGATGGCAGGAAAAACGCCGCGGAAGGAATAGGAGGTGGAGTGGGTCATGGTGTGGCTCCTTTGAATGAGAGGTTTGAGTATCTGAAGACCTTTGAGTGGTTACGGTGGACTGAGAGTGATAGGTTCGTCCAGCAACTGGGCCAGCGGCAAAGGCACCAGCGGAGCGCGCACGCCCTCAAACCGCCAGCCGTACAGGGTCTCGCACGCGGGGCCGCAAACCCGGCCCTGGCACGCGCCCATGCCGCAGCGGGTCTGGAGCTTGGCCGCTGTCCAGCCCGCGAAGCCGCGCAACTCGCCGTGCCGCACGTCCTCGCAGCGGCAGACGATGGTTGTGGGCAATGGAGTGGGCAGGCGTTTCGGGCGCAACGCGAACGAGCGTTCCAGCGTGGCCTGAAAGCGGCGTTGAATTTCGGCGCGGCGTGGGGCATCACGTAAACGCTCGATCTGACCGCTGGCAGCGCACCCGGCCACGAAACCCTCCAGCAAAGCTCCGTCCACGCCACCGATGCTGCAAACTTCCCCGGCGGCGTAGACCCCCTGAATGCTCGTCGCCTGCCAGACGTTGACCTGCACCGCACCTGTGCCATCCAGGGCGCAGCCCAGCAACGCCGCCACGCGGGTTTCTGGCACCAGCCCAAAGCCCACCGCCAGGTAGTCGCAGTCCAGCGTGATCTCGCGCCGCCCACGCCGCAGGGTGACGCTCTGGAGCTGATTCTGCCCACTGGCCCGCACCACAGCGCAGTCGGCCCAGTACGGCACGCCCAGCAATCTAGCGGCCAGTGCCCATGCTTCACGGGATTTGCCGGGCAGCCGCGCCGCCGCCATGCCGAACGCGGCCACACCAGGCAAACCCGCCTGTTCCGCCACGGCCAGCACCCGCGCCCCTTTTTGCCGCAGGCCTGCTGCCACCGCCAGCAGCAGCGGCCCCGATCCAGCCACCACCACCCGCTTGCCGCGCACGTCCAGGCCGCCCTTGCTCATGGCCTGCAAGCCACCTGCGCCGAAGACTCCGGGCAGGATCCAGCCGTCGAAGGGCAGGAAGCGTTCGGTGGCCCCGGTGGTGAGAATCACCCGTTCAGCGTGAATCTGGCGCAGTCCAGCCGCAGTGGTCACCGTCAGCGTGTGCGCCCGCTCCCGCGTTTCTGCGGCCATCACTTCCGCGCCACTCATCACGGTGATTCCAGGATGGGAGGCCACATCGCGCAACAAGTCGCCCGCCGTCCCCTTCTGTCCCGCTACCGCGCCGCGCCAGATTTGACCACCTGAACCCGGCTGGGCGTCCAGCAGCAGCGCCCGCAACCCACCCTCGGCGGCAGTCCGCGCGGCCATCAATCCAGCGGGGCCAGCGCCCACCACCACGGCGTCCCAGGCCTCAGAATTCACGGGCTACCTCCAGCAGTCGGCGGACATTCTGACCGTCCCGCGCAGGCGTCAGGCAGGTCCGTACCAACAGCCCATCCACCACGGCGCGGCATTCATAACAGCTTCCCATGCCGCACAGCGCCCCACGCGGCTCACCGCTCAGGCTGTGGCGCAGCGGCGAGAGGCCAGCGTTCTGGAGGGCGGCCAGCACCGTGATTCCGGGCGCAACCGTGACCCGCCTCCCGTCCAATGTCAACACAGCCAGCGTCGGCTCAGGCATGGACGGCCTCCGGCATGCGCCCAAAGCGGGCAGGCGTGAAGTCGTGGGCCAGCAGTTCGGAGAAGCCTCCAAACAGTTGCGCGGCCAGCACCTCCGCTGTTCCCAGCGCGGTGGTAATGCCCAGCCCCTCATGCCCCGTCGCCAGGAAAACGCCGTCCAGGTCAGGATGCGGCCCAATCAGTGGCAGGTGATCCGGGCTGGCACAGCGTTGCCCGGTCCAGACCCGGAGCGCAGAGGTTTGTGCCAGCGCGGGCAGAAACTCGGCAGCGCGGCGCAGCATCCGGCGCAGCAGCGGCCAGTCGATCTCGCGGTCTGGACGCCCAAACTGACGGCTGGAGCCGATCAGCAGTTGCCCGGTGGGGCGCGGCTGGACATTGAACGCCACGCTGTCCTCGTCACCGCCGTGGGCACTTTTCAGGTAACCGAGTTCGACAAGCTGATGGTTGACCTGGACGGGGTGAAGAGACGCTACGCCGCGCTCGGTGATCAGCAGGTGGCCCTTGCGCTGACGCAGGGGCAGACCGGGCAGCAGACCCACCGCTCCGATGCCGTTCGCCACCACCACCAGATCCACGTGTAAGCTTTCGCCGCTCGCCAGCCTGACCCCACCCTCGATCAATTCCGTGACCGCCCCACGCCGCACGGTTGCGCCCGCACGTTCCAGCAGGAACTGGGCCACCACCGGGGCATACACCACGCTGTCGCCCGGCACTCGTAAGGCTCCAGCCAGTCCGGGGCGTAGATTTGGTTCGGCGCGGGCCAGTTCGGCGGCGTCCAGCAGCGTCGCTCCCCGGCCTGCAGCCAGATAGGCCTGACGTTTCGGCTCCACCGCCTCCAGTTCCTCATTGTCGCTGGCTACCCAGAGCGTGCCGCACGCGCGGTAATCGGCTTGTGCGGGTAAGTCCCGCGCCAGAGCCTCCCACAGTTCTAGGCTGCGGGCGGTCAGGGCCAGTTGCGCGGGGCTGTCGTCCATGACCACCAGATGACCCATGCCCGCCGCCGTCGCGCCGC from Deinococcus detaillensis includes the following:
- a CDS encoding type 1 glutamine amidotransferase domain-containing protein; translation: MKEKILVVMSSESALPLQGGQTHTTGFYLNEFGVPAHRLVQEGYDLTVTTPRGNRPPLDPGSDAASFFKDEAEYQQIKTFVDQTLSGPIIKLSNAAANLDEYVAVFLPGGHAPMIELMRDPDLRRVLAHFHARALPTALICHAPVALLAAQDDAATYQDILQSGGTPTAQAFLYDGYKATVFSTPEEKEAESGFEAPMLYYPADALTAAGMTIQNGAKWSSHVTRDRELITGQNPMSDEEFVTVFLSALKESPMAAGA
- a CDS encoding putative quinol monooxygenase; amino-acid sequence: MNSDAATAYVNVQAIIVPKPECAAQVEQEMRTMVRHSRQEEGNLRYDLLLEEKEGVLRFHVQERYRDMKAVEAHRASAHYQAYRAKAGDWFSEAPQVTVLNDIDVAG
- a CDS encoding aldehyde dehydrogenase (NADP(+)) — its product is MTGRTFQATNPATGQPLAPAFKVTTPEELESLVAAAKDAARSFATSSPTQRADFLNAAAAAIEARADALIEAAMGETGLPEPRLRGEVSRTANQLRLFARVAADGSWVDARIDHGDPARRPVPKPDVRSMRVALGPVAVFGASNFPLAFSVAGGDTASALAAGCPVVVKAHPAHPATSELAAAAICEAAAQCELSTGVFGIVYEDGYELGIQLVQHPEIHAVGFTGSRTGGLAIVAAAQAREVPIPVYAEMSSVNPSVFTAAAIDRGGAALAGGLATSISGSGGQLCTQPGLLFVPVDEAGDAFLEQVAAKLDATPACTLLTGGILNAYQKGAAEHLAAAGVQPVTQGSEPEQGAQPQLLSVPIAAFTSDLADEVFGPLSIAVRYDRLEEVMPVLAGLEGQLTASLHATNDELDDLSDLLHVMGQRAGRLVLNGFPTGVEVGHAMVHGGPFPATSDGGRSTSVGSLAIERFARLRAHQDFPDRALPPELQDGNPYDIWRLVDGERTR
- a CDS encoding dihydrodipicolinate synthase family protein, which encodes MTHSTSYSFRGVFPAITTPFNADGSVDHGFLREHARWMMAAGCDGMIPLGSLGETNTLEMDEKMAVLETLVDALDGKPVIPGIASLSTAGGVRLAQAARDVGCGGLMALPPYVYTSDWREMKAHMTALVGATELPVILYNNPGAYRTDFLAPQIAELAGEHANLLGVKESSGDVRRITALRAVLPESVDILVGLDDAIMEGVAAGATGWIAGLINAYPAESVRLFELARDGKTKEAAELYRWFLPLLRLDVVNKFVQLIKFVQEETGHGSARVRAPRLELTDAEKAEVRAVIEAASGRVPAGVGS
- a CDS encoding FAD-dependent oxidoreductase, with product MNSEAWDAVVVGAGPAGLMAARTAAEGGLRALLLDAQPGSGGQIWRGAVAGQKGTAGDLLRDVASHPGITVMSGAEVMAAETRERAHTLTVTTAAGLRQIHAERVILTTGATERFLPFDGWILPGVFGAGGLQAMSKGGLDVRGKRVVVAGSGPLLLAVAAGLRQKGARVLAVAEQAGLPGVAAFGMAAARLPGKSREAWALAARLLGVPYWADCAVVRASGQNQLQSVTLRRGRREITLDCDYLAVGFGLVPETRVAALLGCALDGTGAVQVNVWQATSIQGVYAAGEVCSIGGVDGALLEGFVAGCAASGQIERLRDAPRRAEIQRRFQATLERSFALRPKRLPTPLPTTIVCRCEDVRHGELRGFAGWTAAKLQTRCGMGACQGRVCGPACETLYGWRFEGVRAPLVPLPLAQLLDEPITLSPP
- a CDS encoding (2Fe-2S)-binding protein, with translation MPEPTLAVLTLDGRRVTVAPGITVLAALQNAGLSPLRHSLSGEPRGALCGMGSCYECRAVVDGLLVRTCLTPARDGQNVRRLLEVAREF
- a CDS encoding NAD(P)/FAD-dependent oxidoreductase; translated protein: MSKLHAIVIGGGMVGAACADALALNGVRVTVLEPEPIGGGATAAGMGHLVVMDDSPAQLALTARSLELWEALARDLPAQADYRACGTLWVASDNEELEAVEPKRQAYLAAGRGATLLDAAELARAEPNLRPGLAGALRVPGDSVVYAPVVAQFLLERAGATVRRGAVTELIEGGVRLASGESLHVDLVVVANGIGAVGLLPGLPLRQRKGHLLITERGVASLHPVQVNHQLVELGYLKSAHGGDEDSVAFNVQPRPTGQLLIGSSRQFGRPDREIDWPLLRRMLRRAAEFLPALAQTSALRVWTGQRCASPDHLPLIGPHPDLDGVFLATGHEGLGITTALGTAEVLAAQLFGGFSELLAHDFTPARFGRMPEAVHA